The Aureimonas mangrovi genome includes a region encoding these proteins:
- a CDS encoding helix-turn-helix domain-containing protein encodes MTLEEFIALRKHLGLTQAEMAHRMGLSTRSLNAIESGSTPLRTLHIRTAERIAMIRAVVENDPMLVPDEVRAQCTRIHQLATGQRID; translated from the coding sequence ATGACCCTCGAAGAGTTCATCGCCCTACGCAAGCACCTCGGTCTTACGCAGGCAGAGATGGCGCATCGCATGGGCCTGAGCACCCGCTCTCTCAACGCCATCGAAAGCGGCAGCACTCCTTTGCGAACGCTTCACATCCGTACCGCCGAGCGCATCGCAATGATCCGCGCCGTCGTAGAGAACGACCCGATGCTCGTGCCCGACGAGGTCCGTGCCCAATGCACCCGAATTCACCAGCTTGCGACGGGGCAGCGTATCGACTGA